One region of Vescimonas fastidiosa genomic DNA includes:
- the yfmH gene encoding EF-P 5-aminopentanol modification-associated protein YfmH — MSEKIYRRVGERVVCKTLPNGLPVYVVVKPGFARKYAFFATRYGGMDLRFQLNGQWLDTPAGIAHYLEHKMFDTEEGNALQELAKNGAEPNAFTSNAITGYYFDSTEHFKENLRILLSFVSVPYFTDESVEKEQGIIGQEIGMIEDNPEWQVYKKLMQALYRTSPARVSVAGSVESISHITARTLYDCHKAFYTPANMCLVAVGDLDAEEVFSLAEEVLPGESGPAIPRDYGQETDLTPLEAEVSCQMEVSMPTFLLGFKCPPMSGGQEQMRRTLIGELACDVLLGDSSPLYARLYSGGLINGTFGYSFDTLPGVAYAYIGGDSNNPHAVADAVLQEAERLVRDGIDEDYFHRICRANYGSTLKSLNSFESVAISMAEGCFDGYDPLLFPEMFDSITREDLTDFIRRNLVREHMALSVVYPKE, encoded by the coding sequence ATGAGTGAAAAAATCTATCGCCGGGTAGGGGAAAGGGTAGTGTGCAAGACCCTGCCCAACGGGCTGCCGGTATATGTGGTGGTGAAGCCCGGGTTTGCCCGGAAATATGCGTTCTTTGCCACCCGGTACGGCGGCATGGACCTGCGCTTTCAGCTGAATGGTCAGTGGCTGGACACCCCGGCGGGTATTGCGCACTATCTGGAGCATAAGATGTTTGACACGGAGGAGGGAAACGCCCTTCAGGAGCTGGCAAAAAACGGCGCGGAGCCCAATGCCTTCACCTCTAACGCCATCACCGGGTACTATTTTGATTCTACGGAGCATTTTAAGGAGAATCTGCGGATTCTGCTGTCCTTTGTATCCGTTCCCTACTTCACCGACGAGAGCGTGGAAAAGGAGCAGGGCATCATCGGCCAGGAGATCGGCATGATCGAGGATAACCCGGAGTGGCAGGTGTATAAGAAGCTCATGCAGGCCCTGTACCGCACCAGCCCCGCCCGGGTCAGCGTGGCCGGGTCTGTGGAGAGCATCAGTCATATTACGGCTCGGACGCTCTACGACTGCCACAAGGCCTTTTACACCCCGGCCAATATGTGCCTGGTGGCCGTGGGCGACCTGGACGCGGAGGAGGTGTTCTCCCTGGCGGAGGAGGTACTGCCGGGGGAGAGTGGCCCCGCCATCCCCCGGGACTATGGCCAGGAGACGGACCTGACGCCCCTGGAGGCGGAGGTCTCCTGCCAAATGGAGGTTTCCATGCCCACATTTCTGCTGGGCTTCAAGTGCCCGCCTATGAGCGGGGGACAGGAGCAAATGCGCCGGACCCTTATCGGGGAGCTGGCCTGCGATGTGCTGCTGGGGGACTCCAGCCCCCTCTATGCCCGGCTTTATAGCGGGGGGCTTATCAACGGCACCTTCGGCTATAGCTTCGACACCCTGCCGGGGGTGGCTTACGCCTACATCGGCGGCGACAGCAACAATCCCCATGCCGTTGCGGACGCGGTTTTGCAGGAGGCAGAGCGCCTGGTGAGAGACGGCATCGACGAGGACTATTTCCACCGCATTTGCCGGGCCAACTACGGCTCCACCCTCAAGAGCCTCAACTCCTTTGAGTCCGTGGCCATTTCCATGGCAGAGGGCTGCTTTGACGGGTATGACCCGCTGCTGTTTCCGGAGATGTTCGACTCCATTACCCGGGAGGACCTGACGGACTTTATCCGCCGGAATCTGGTCCGGGAGCACATGGCCCTATCTGTGGTTTATCCGAAGGAGTGA
- a CDS encoding lipopolysaccharide biosynthesis protein, translated as MVREVNQLKIGSLLSYLQMILGAVVSLAFTPVMLRLLGRGEYGLYSTVTSAISMLSLLDLGFSSGYIRFYAQYREKGDQNGIARLNGFFLLLFSGLGLVALGCGLFLTSHAELVFSRGLTAEEYATARGLLRILSVNLSCMFPMRVFGNIISAKERFIFLRAVHLGRTVLSPLVMLPLLLMGYRSAAMVWVTLLFSLGTDLLFAWYVLRVLGEKFVFRGFERGAVRSLLLYTSFIAVNLIADQVNWNVDKVLLGRFRGTGEVAVYAVGYTLFQYYMMLSTSVSSVFTPRIHRIIRQTETDTAARRQALTELFTRVGRVQLLLLGLAATGVAFFGRAFILRWWAGPEYGGAYPVALILMLSATVDLIQNTGIEMQRAQNLHGFRSLVYGAMAVGNLVLSVFLCRRYGALGAVAGTAASMLLANGLAMNLYYHRRCGVDVLHFWRSVGRLCRGMMIPVFCGGALGWLVRDAGLGAYLGAIAVYTAIYGASMWHFGMDAYEKELFAGPVRRLRARKPIQ; from the coding sequence GTGGTAAGAGAGGTGAATCAACTGAAAATAGGGTCTCTGCTCTCCTACCTGCAAATGATCTTGGGGGCGGTGGTGTCCCTGGCCTTTACGCCGGTGATGCTGCGGCTTTTGGGCCGGGGCGAATACGGGCTGTACAGCACCGTGACCTCGGCCATATCCATGCTGTCGCTGCTGGACCTGGGCTTTAGCAGCGGGTACATTCGCTTTTATGCCCAGTACCGGGAAAAGGGAGACCAAAATGGCATTGCCCGGCTGAACGGCTTCTTTCTGCTGCTGTTTTCCGGTCTGGGCCTGGTGGCCCTGGGGTGCGGACTGTTTTTGACAAGCCACGCGGAGCTGGTATTTTCCCGGGGGCTTACGGCGGAGGAATACGCCACGGCCCGGGGGCTTTTGAGAATACTGAGCGTGAATCTTTCGTGTATGTTTCCCATGCGGGTGTTTGGGAACATTATATCGGCCAAGGAGAGGTTCATATTTCTGCGGGCGGTGCATCTGGGACGGACGGTTTTAAGCCCCTTGGTAATGCTGCCGCTGCTGCTCATGGGCTATCGGTCCGCGGCTATGGTGTGGGTGACGCTGCTCTTCTCCCTGGGGACGGATCTGCTCTTTGCCTGGTATGTGCTGCGGGTGCTGGGGGAGAAATTCGTCTTTCGGGGCTTTGAAAGGGGGGCGGTAAGGAGCCTTTTGCTCTATACCTCCTTCATCGCCGTGAATCTCATCGCCGACCAGGTGAACTGGAATGTGGACAAGGTGCTGCTGGGCCGATTTCGGGGCACCGGGGAGGTGGCGGTGTACGCGGTGGGGTACACCCTGTTTCAGTACTACATGATGCTCTCCACCTCCGTCTCCTCGGTATTTACGCCCCGCATCCACCGCATCATCCGGCAGACGGAGACGGATACGGCGGCCCGGCGGCAGGCGCTGACAGAGCTGTTTACCCGGGTGGGCCGGGTACAGCTTTTGCTGCTGGGACTGGCGGCAACAGGGGTGGCCTTCTTCGGGCGAGCGTTCATCCTGCGCTGGTGGGCGGGGCCGGAGTACGGCGGAGCGTACCCGGTGGCACTGATTTTGATGCTCAGCGCCACGGTGGATCTGATCCAGAACACGGGCATCGAGATGCAGCGGGCCCAGAATCTGCACGGCTTCCGCTCCCTGGTATACGGGGCTATGGCGGTGGGAAACCTGGTGCTGTCCGTGTTCCTGTGCCGCCGATACGGCGCCCTGGGGGCGGTGGCAGGGACGGCGGCGTCCATGCTGCTGGCCAACGGTCTGGCCATGAATCTCTACTACCACAGGCGCTGCGGTGTGGATGTGCTGCACTTTTGGCGGTCTGTGGGGCGGCTTTGCCGGGGAATGATGATACCGGTTTTCTGCGGCGGGGCCCTGGGGTGGCTGGTCCGGGACGCGGGACTCGGGGCCTATTTAGGGGCCATAGCGGTCTACACGGCCATTTACGGAGCGTCTATGTGGCACTTTGGCATGGACGCATACGAAAAGGAGCTTTTTGCCGGGCCGGTCCGGCGGCTTCGGGCCCGGAAACCGATACAATAA
- the yfmF gene encoding EF-P 5-aminopentanol modification-associated protein YfmF → MMEFRREIMRHVYLTVLPASKFKTSCLSAQFVTELDRERAAYNALLPAVLSRGTMRCPDMEALSAAMDTLYGTTVTTTVRKNGERQCVGFVASCIDDRFALGGEKLLEPMAALVGEMLLDPVTQGGHYLREYVESEKVNLIDSIRAIRNDKRDWANLRLLQEMCAAEPYGVSRLGDEETAGKITNHTLFRHGQRLLSSGRLELLYCGSAEVSRVEEAVLQAFSTLPRGSAEELPPMQTFAAPEQPRFITEEMDVTQGKLAMGFRCGSDDVPAMMLANLIFGGSSNSKLFLNVREKLSLCYYASSSYARAKKILTVSSGIEPKDYDRTLEEILHQLRQVQQGQWEPWELEGAKSTALNSLRSVADSQGALENFYMSRAAVGQQETPEELMQSLEAVTPERICQAAQSIKLDTVYFLTGKETAQ, encoded by the coding sequence ATGATGGAATTTCGCAGGGAGATCATGCGACATGTGTATTTGACGGTCCTGCCCGCCAGTAAGTTTAAGACCAGCTGCCTGTCCGCCCAATTCGTTACGGAGCTGGACCGGGAGCGGGCGGCCTACAACGCCCTTTTGCCCGCGGTGCTGAGCCGGGGCACCATGCGCTGCCCGGACATGGAGGCCCTGTCCGCTGCCATGGACACCCTCTACGGCACCACCGTCACCACCACCGTGCGCAAAAACGGCGAGCGCCAGTGCGTGGGCTTTGTGGCCAGCTGCATTGACGACCGCTTCGCCCTGGGAGGGGAGAAGCTGCTGGAGCCTATGGCGGCGCTGGTGGGGGAGATGCTCCTGGACCCCGTGACCCAGGGGGGACACTATCTGCGGGAGTATGTGGAGAGCGAAAAGGTGAACCTTATCGACAGCATCCGCGCTATCCGCAACGACAAGCGGGACTGGGCAAACCTACGGCTTTTGCAGGAGATGTGCGCCGCCGAGCCCTACGGCGTCAGCCGCCTGGGCGACGAGGAAACGGCTGGGAAAATCACCAACCACACCCTGTTCCGCCACGGGCAGAGGCTCCTTTCCTCGGGCAGACTGGAGCTGCTGTACTGCGGCAGCGCGGAGGTTTCCCGGGTAGAGGAGGCGGTTTTACAGGCCTTTTCCACCCTGCCCCGGGGGAGCGCGGAGGAGCTGCCCCCTATGCAGACCTTTGCCGCCCCGGAGCAGCCCCGGTTTATCACCGAGGAGATGGATGTGACCCAGGGGAAGCTGGCGATGGGCTTTCGCTGCGGCAGCGACGATGTGCCGGCTATGATGCTGGCGAACCTGATTTTCGGCGGGTCCAGCAACTCGAAGCTGTTTCTCAATGTTCGGGAGAAGCTGTCTCTTTGCTATTACGCCTCCAGCTCCTATGCCCGGGCAAAGAAAATCCTCACCGTGTCCTCGGGTATTGAGCCCAAGGACTATGACCGCACCCTGGAGGAGATCCTGCACCAGCTGCGGCAGGTGCAGCAGGGACAGTGGGAGCCCTGGGAGCTGGAGGGGGCCAAGAGCACGGCCCTGAACTCCCTGCGCTCGGTGGCGGACTCCCAGGGGGCGCTGGAAAACTTTTACATGAGCCGGGCCGCTGTAGGGCAGCAGGAGACCCCGGAGGAGCTGATGCAGAGCCTGGAGGCGGTGACGCCGGAGCGTATCTGCCAGGCGGCGCAGAGCATCAAGCTGGACACGGTGTACTTCCTCACGGGAAAGGAGACGGCACAATGA